The Sphingopyxis sp. CCNWLW2 genome contains the following window.
GCGGCTCGCGATGTGGGTGCGGATGGACGACGGCGACCTGCGCACCGAACTCCGGGCCTTGGGGCTGGACCTTGAATTCATCGGCTATGACCGCGGCGTCCCGGCGCTGATCGAACGCGCGCGATCCTTGTTCGCGACGGTCATCGACAGCCCCGGCGGCGCCGTTCGCGTCCAGACGATCCACAGTTTTTGCCAGACCCTTCTCGCCAGCTTCCCGCTCGAGGCGCGAATCTTGCCGGGGTTTCGGGCGCTCGAAGATAGCGAGGCGCGCGCGCTGCAACGCGAGGTGCTGGGCAAGCTCTTGTCGCAATCGGGGGACGACGGCGATCATATGCGCAGCATCGCCGCGATGCTGTCGCGCCGGTTGGGGCAGGATGCCGCCATCGCCTTCCTCGCGCGCTGTGCGAGCAGCTTTACCGCGGCGAATGCCCCGCGCCTCGCGCCGCGCGCAACCGACCTGCGAACCGCGCTCGGCCTGCCGCAGGGCGACCCCGCCGACTGGCGGGCGGCGGCGATTGCGAACGGCGCCGTCGCCGATGCCGATATCGCGGCGGTGGCGCTCAGCGGCCGCGACTGGGCGACCAAGACCGGCGATGCGCGCGCCGATATCATGGACGACTGGCACCGCGCCGATTCGCATGGCCGCGCGGCGATGCTGGCCGCGGTGCGCGGCTGCTTCCTGACCGGGACGGGCGACCTGCGCGCCGACTATACCAAGGAAAAGGGCGCGATGCGCGGCTGCCTTGGCGCCGCCGAACGGATCGTTGCCGCCACCGGCGATCTTTTGGCAACCGCCACCGCGATGCAGGTCGCCGACGAGCTGGCGGCGGCGTGGGATCTCGGCAGCCGCTTTGCCGAAGCCTATGCCCTCGCCAAGCGCGACAAGGGCTATGCCGATTTCGACGATCTGATCAGCATCGCCGGCCACCTGCTGGCCACCGGCGATTTCGGCGACTGGGTGCGCTTCAAACTCGACCAGCGCACCGATCATATTTTGGTCGACGAGGCGCAGGACACCAACGCGCGGCAATGGGCGATCATCCTCTCGCTCGCGGCGGAGTTTTTCGCCGGGCTGGGCGCGAAGGACGACCGCGTCCGCACGATGTTCACCGTCGGCGACCGCAAGCAGGCGATCTTCGGCTTTCAGGGCACCGAACCCGCGGCGTTCGAGGCGGCGCGAATCCGCTTTGGCGAGCGCGCGGCGGCGGGCGGCAGGCCGTTCGAGGATGTCGATCTCGACACCAACTACCGCTCGAGCCCCGCGGTGCTCGACGTCGTCGATGCGTGGATCGCGGCGGGCGCGCCCGAACTGATGGGGCTGGAAAGCGACGAGCCGCCGCACATCCCCGCCGATTTCAACCGCGACCGCGCGGGCCGCGTCGAGCTGTGGGAGCCGCTGCCGGTCGGCAAGGCGCTCGATGCTGCCGCCGATGACGAGGGCGATCGCGAGGACGGCGAAGAAGACACCGGACCGGGCGACTCCTCCGCAGCGGCGAGTGATCCCGCAAGCCTGCGCCTGTCGCGCGCGATTGCCGACGAGGTGCAGGACTGGATCGAACATGGCAAGGACGGGCGGAGCGTCGCGCCGGGCGATATATTGATCCTCGTCCGTCGCCGCCGCGACCTTGCGGCGCGGATCGTCGCGCGGCTGCAATCGCGGCACGTGCCGGTCGCGGGGGTCGATCGTTTTTCGCTGACGCAGTCGCTCGCGGTGCAGGATCTGCTCGCGGCGATGCGCTTCGCGGTCCAGCCGCTCGACGACCTCAACCTCGCCGCCTTGCTTGTCTCGCCGCTGCTCGGCTGGACGCAGGACGATCTGTTCGGCTTTGCTCATGGCCGCAAGGGCCGCGCCTTGTGGGAACAGCTCCGCGCGCGCGAAAGCGAAGCGCCGCCCGAAACGATGGCGGCGCTGCGCGGATTGCTCGGCATGGCCGACTTCACCACGCCCTTCCGTTTCCTCGACGCCATCCTGTCGGGGGCGCTGGGCGGGCGGCGCAAGCTCTACCGCCGGCTCGGCCGCGAAGCGCGCGATCCGATCGACGAATTGCTCGGGCAGGCGCTCGCCTTCGAACGGCGGGAGGCGCCGTCGCTGCTCGGCTTCCTCGCCCACATCGCCGCCAGCACCGCCGAGATCAAACGCCAGACCGAG
Protein-coding sequences here:
- the addA gene encoding double-strand break repair helicase AddA; its protein translation is MIDPDKLLKMLDVGQRAAAQPDDHVWLGASAGTGKTQVLSARVLRLMLEGVSPEAILCITFTKAGAAEMAHRIHERLAMWVRMDDGDLRTELRALGLDLEFIGYDRGVPALIERARSLFATVIDSPGGAVRVQTIHSFCQTLLASFPLEARILPGFRALEDSEARALQREVLGKLLSQSGDDGDHMRSIAAMLSRRLGQDAAIAFLARCASSFTAANAPRLAPRATDLRTALGLPQGDPADWRAAAIANGAVADADIAAVALSGRDWATKTGDARADIMDDWHRADSHGRAAMLAAVRGCFLTGTGDLRADYTKEKGAMRGCLGAAERIVAATGDLLATATAMQVADELAAAWDLGSRFAEAYALAKRDKGYADFDDLISIAGHLLATGDFGDWVRFKLDQRTDHILVDEAQDTNARQWAIILSLAAEFFAGLGAKDDRVRTMFTVGDRKQAIFGFQGTEPAAFEAARIRFGERAAAGGRPFEDVDLDTNYRSSPAVLDVVDAWIAAGAPELMGLESDEPPHIPADFNRDRAGRVELWEPLPVGKALDAAADDEGDREDGEEDTGPGDSSAAASDPASLRLSRAIADEVQDWIEHGKDGRSVAPGDILILVRRRRDLAARIVARLQSRHVPVAGVDRFSLTQSLAVQDLLAAMRFAVQPLDDLNLAALLVSPLLGWTQDDLFGFAHGRKGRALWEQLRARESEAPPETMAALRGLLGMADFTTPFRFLDAILSGALGGRRKLYRRLGREARDPIDELLGQALAFERREAPSLLGFLAHIAASTAEIKRQTEARSDVVRVMTVHGSKGLQAPIVILADATDDPRPRRLTFDLSTGAWEKLPVFGLGKDERHGAIAKAHDDKEAAEREEHWRLLYVAMTRAEELLVVTGITKTADRSLPDNNWHSAVDAVMADMGADWQDAGPRWGSKRVYAVQPKKWARPPKDKARQVAPPVVVPPWATQFAPEEARPPRPLAPSALGEDDVASPPQGGERAVAVERGLLLHALFERLPPVLAGRRRAAALHWLSVQAAALDEGERAAMVDEVLGVLEDPAHSALFGPGSLGEVPLSAVVDGVVVAGIVDRLLVTDDTVTVIDYKTGRHVPARAGDVAPAYLRQMAAYRDALKVIFPGRRVEAALLYTAGPRLVAPGDDLLDAYKPGLPATKANLPGWALEPDAPTP